The following is a genomic window from Babesia bovis T2Bo chromosome 4 map unlocalized Chr4_1, whole genome shotgun sequence.
TGGAAGCAAAGCATGAACTTTTCATTACCCATCTTAAAGAAAATGGAAATGTCACAAATACAACCTACCAATTCTAAACTAATCCCAGACTTTGGAACAGCTACCGCCGCACCCATTGGACGGACACCAGATAATGAACTGCGACCAATTGAAAGCATCTTGTTCTCCGCAGATGGATTGTCTTGAGCCATACTATTGATCAATTGGCGCTAGGAAACAATATAACAGCATTTAACAGCAAACATACCACAAATATGTTAGTGGAAGTGTCCATGATAATAGATTGAGGCGGAGCAGCCTCAACAGGACCGTCGTCATGGTCCTTACGCCACGGAAGATGACAACTAATCTTGTTACCCATCGATATAATACTAATCCATCACTCTATGACCACAAACGTAGTGTGTATCCAAACAACAACAGTTCAACACTCCATTGAGATTCCTATATACCACATAagcatttatatatacaggaaAACAATAATCATACACGACACAAAAAGTATTAATCTATAataaatgaaaatacaatGTACAAACCAAAATGTGCCATATAGATACCGATGTGTAACCTTCTAAAATGGCAGTATTAGAACACAGTTCAAAAAATGCGGTAGTTTGGGACGCTACAAGCATCCTGTGAGTGTCGACTACGATCTAGCAACACCTAGTGGACAAACAACAAACCGGCATCAATGCTGTACACAGTACGCACCGGGTTGTCATCACTTGCAGGTTTGAAGAAGTTCAACCATCCAGTCAACATGGCGAACATAGAAAACCTGGCTGTAGGACGCTCGTACTGCTGATAAAGACAAACGCGGTAAATACCAGGCATGTACACCTTGACGTTAGTGAAGATGAGAGCGTCCGTTGTTCGCTCAACCTTGTAGTCAGGAGATAAAGCTTGGCGAGTCATAGTAATGTTGTTGTTAACGTACAACTTGTTGCAAGACTGGCGCTCAATCGTGAGCAATAGCGAAACGCAGTTGTTGAAGTTGTTACCGAGAATAGTGAACCTATCGGGCTGAGGATTGTCACGTGTGCTTCCTTGAATTTCATACTTCTGAGTTGCATCCACCCTGGGCATCACACAGGGCTTCATTTTAGCGTCACACTCCATGTTGGTGGCGTCGTGGAAGGGGGCGCAAGTAGTACCGTCGACACCTTCAGCCATACATTGATTCTTACCGCCCAATGCACTTTGGCAAGTGTCTACGCAGTCGATGGAGCAAGTCCTGTCGGGTTGCTGGAAGTCAAATAGTGGGATGTCACCGTCGGAATCAGATACCTTGCTGTGAGCCGAGTGCATGTGTGATTCGTGCTTGTGACCAGATTCGTCGTGGTGGTGCTCATGTTTGAAATGCTCATGAGCATGCTCGTTCGAGTTTGAAGCAGCGTGTTTGTGTTCCTTGATTTCCTCTTGAGACTCAATGGGTTCCTTGCTGTGTTCACAGTTTGATCCCTCAGCACAGTTGACAGTCTCGTCACTGGACTCGACATCAACGCTCTTGGGAGCCTCTTTGGGCTCGTGGGAATCAACGTGGTTAACACGGGTGTGATCAACGTGGTTGGTGTGGGCGTGGGTGTGTTCCCTGTGTACAGCATTGTCATGGACCGAGTGGTGAACCTCGCCAGCATGGGAAGTGTGCTCTTCCTTTACAGACCTCTCTTCCTTTGAAGGTACCTCCTCGATTTGGGCATCATCAGAGTTGCCGGTGTTCTCTTCGGTTTTGGATTCCTCTTTGTGCTCAGATTTGGCCTCTATGGCGTTATCCTGTTCCAGATTGTCGGAGTGCTCTTCCACATTTGCTGCGTGGTTGTTAGTTGGTTTCTCTGTGGAATCCTCGGTACTGTCGACGTTGTCCTCAGAAGATCGTTCATTCTCGGTCGCGTTGGTGTTCTCTACGTGGTGCTTGTCCATAGTCTTCTGCTCGGtagtttcatttttatcaaCTTCATTCATGGAATTGTCATCATCCAGATCTaactggtggtggtggaaGGACTCGTGCTCAGCATGTTCCACGGGGTGGTTGCGTTCCTCTAATAAGGACACTGCGACGGGTTCCTTGGTATCCGAATGGGAATCGCTGTCCGCAGATGTATCTGATTTGTCACCGTCCTTCTTGTCATCCGATGACTCAGTAGAGGGAGTGCTGTCCTTATCAGAGCTGTCACTGCTAACACTCGATGCGGAATCAGATGAACTGTTAGAATCCTTAGAGTCATCAGATGAGGAGGTGTCATCACTCTTGGTCTCTTTGTCATCAGATGAGCTGCTTGTGTTGTCACTAGTAGATACAGAGTCGTTTTTCTGCTCATCTGTAGCTTCCTTGTCATCCTTGTGCTCTTCCTCATGTGACTTGTTGTCATCCTTGTGATCATCGTCATGTGACTTCTCATCCTTGTGCTCTTCCTCATGCGGCTTGTTCTCGTCATTGTGCTCCTCGGAATCGCTCTTCTTAACCTCTGAGTTGTCTACGGAGTTGCTGTGGCTGTCATCCTTCTGTTCCTCAGATGACTTCTTCTCTTCCTCAGATTTTGATTTATCATCGACTGGAGAAGTAGATGAGTTGGTCACATCATCCTTGGAGCTAGGAGACTCCTCCTTCTTTTCCTTGTCAGCATCCGTGGACTTACCAGAGTCAGCAGACTCATCAGATTTGGCACCGTCCTTGTTACCCTTGCGACGAGActctgtatatacataaaaaaACGTATACACATTGCAATAAATCACACTTGACAATACTTACTTTTGGATTTCTTGCGGCGGTGGCGCAAACTTGAGAGACCCTCCCTAAGCTCGAGAAAGACGGGCTACACACATCATTAATAGacataaaataaaacatacagAAAGACATGCGGGACTCCTCAAAACACTTCTAGTGCTTTCACAGGCACGGTTAAAAGCTAAAATAGCTGCCAAGGCACCCGCGATTATGACCCGTAGACAGTACATGGTCACACACTGATAAAACCGTGCATAAGCACCTTTCAAAATAGAAAAgggattatatatacagaatgtTTAGACACAGTGTAAGCAGGTTTGTGTAACCCGGAAACCTAGACAGGTGCACTGTTTGCACAGATTGGACGCTTGCGACCAGACATGAATAATATAAGTCAAACAGATAGAATGATGAACACATCGCAGTAATGAATCTGTGTGAGTTAAATTAGGGAATGTAATTCTTAAAAGAGGTCGCAAACAATGGGATCTATAAATAGACAGATACCAGTGCAACCTCATCTTTCAGGAGAAGGGCAGACGAATTTTGACGGCCAATTCTGAAAGACTATTAAGTTTACCAACTCCATTATGTCGAAAGAAACGCCACGCCAGACAATAACCTGCTTTGGGCTTGTCAGCACACGGTTAGCTTCATTAGTGCACCAAACGCCAATGAGCTCCTCAATGTTAGCAAAGACATTCAATATAGAGTAGAGATTACCCATTACCCTGAATCCATTCAAACGGACGTGATCCACACGCAAGTCGCGAATCTGAGGTTGACGGTTTTTACACAACATAGATACTTGTACGTCGCAGTCAAAGCCGTTGCCCTGAGTACCAACAACTCCAGCGAACATATTTCGTAGGCCTTCGTCCTCAACAGCTGCCAATTGAATGTAAGCCTCTAGTTTGGCAATGTGAAATGAAAACTGAAATGTCATACGATGGTCAAGTGATAAAAAGTACTGAGCCTCCTTAAGAGATAACGTCCGTATACCACTAACCCATTGTAAACTAAAATGAATACGATTCTGAGTAGAAAATAAAGGACCTTTACCCATAcatggaactggtggaggACTAGCCATGTAATCACAGTGGCCAACACTGTTTGGTATATGTTTTAATCCCAATGCAAAAATCTCGTGAATCTCCTTATCCATAAAACTGCGCACAGCCGTTACATTCAGGTGAGGCGCACTGTGCGATAAAGTGTAAgcagatatcgcaaacaaAACCGCAGCAGCTGTTAACAAACCGAAGAAAACACTTGATAGCCACTTGGAATACAAAATGCTACGAACGTACTCAATGTATGGCAAAAAGTAGTTACGACGAGATTCACGCACATTTGGGGTGTAATTAGTATGAGATTCAAGGGGTCCTGCAGGAGCAATAGGAACGAAATCAGTAAAGTGATTGTTGGACATCATACGAGCAATGCGGTCACGATTGGGACTCTCCAAATACTTCACAAAAATGCGAATGTGACTAAACTCAAACTTGACATTCTGATTCcatatgtaaaatatagCCGTGAGAACAAAGGATGAAAAGCCATAAGCACACATCATGAGAAGCGCAGAACAGGTGTGCAGTGGAGGAATGGTAACCTTCACACGGTCAGCTGTGGTCATACTGGTGAACGCAGCAATAGTAGCCAATGAAACAACCTCACCACAAGACCACTCAGAAACTATATTGCAAACGTTAAATACAAAACGAGTGCAACGAACGTCCCATTCATACTCCAAACAAGGCTCGCCGTCATCAGCGTCAGCAATCTCAACCGCTTTACACAATTCCGATTTGTTACGCTTGCAATAGTTGTAACCCAAAATGCAAACGATGAATAATACGGAAAAAACCATTGGAAATAAAATACACAAAAAGAATAATACCACCAATGATACATTGCCGTAATCCATGTTACGCAAATTGGAAAGAATCTCCTTATATGACATTGTTGTATTGTCAATAGATAACTTCTTGTTGGCGTCCATAGTAAAAGCAACGCTCATCAAATTCTCATTTGTCATCAAAGTGACACAGCataaaatatttaaacaTGCCATCAAACAAATGAAGTCCTCAGAAACAAACCAACGCTGCCTGCCAACAGGTAAGTCAGCAGGCTTTGCAGGAGTAGCATCCTCACTATGAGCACTAATGGAAGAAAATACCGATATCTCTTCAGGAACAATGGCATACTTAATGG
Proteins encoded in this region:
- a CDS encoding Paraquat-inducible protein A family protein, translating into MVMNDIELQAPVNSRLSVCGIDSAESIEGAGPSDLGDEFVRVVHRASSTKVDMPAAESYQTVSSTPSIGRLFFGCENRVLTHKISPSNLFWLRVYKVVLNAGILLLAVAYSFYIIGLFEPILYLDAGELTDPDLFQPFFETLPHSLLTLYRQKAYFTVVVAGLFSVTFPFVKLFVTLAAYVTAVAHRRVQLLLFFGEHPIEKSGIRQESDGSIKYAREMLIFLKLVSKFQMVDVVVLLLNAVFLRSAVIWARPGRGMLFLIIYCLCSIAGAQMVNFAVEGEKGIFETWYAIKYAIVPEEISVFSSISAHSEDATPAKPADLPVGRQRWFVSEDFICLMACLNILCCVTLMTNENLMSVAFTMDANKKLSIDNTTMSYKEILSNLRNMDYGNVSLVVLFFLCILFPMVFSVLFIVCILGYNYCKRNKSELCKAVEIADADDGEPCLEYEWDVRCTRFVFNVCNIVSEWSCGEVVSLATIAAFTSMTTADRVKVTIPPLHTCSALLMMCAYGFSSFVLTAIFYIWNQNVKFEFSHIRIFVKYLESPNRDRIARMMSNNHFTDFVPIAPAGPLESHTNYTPNVRESRRNYFLPYIEYVRSILYSKWLSSVFFGLLTAAAVLFAISAYTLSHSAPHLNVTAVRSFMDKEIHEIFALGLKHIPNSVGHCDYMASPPPVPCMGKGPLFSTQNRIHFSLQWVSGIRTLSLKEAQYFLSLDHRMTFQFSFHIAKLEAYIQLAAVEDEGLRNMFAGVVGTQGNGFDCDVQVSMLCKNRQPQIRDLRVDHVRLNGFRVMGNLYSILNVFANIEELIGVWCTNEANRVLTSPKQVIVWRGVSFDIMELVNLIVFQNWPSKFVCPSPER